Proteins encoded in a region of the Bacillus methanolicus genome:
- the glgA gene encoding glycogen synthase GlgA, whose translation MKVLFIVSECVPFVKSGGLADVAGSLPKELKKLGTDVRVILPKYGTISEKWKSYLRKIAEFSVQVGWRNQYCGIEQLILDGVTFYFVDNEYYFNRDRLYGFFDDGERFAYFNRAVLESLAHIDFDPDILHCHDWHTGMIPFLLRAEYCRRKKYVPMKTVFTIHNLQFQGIFPKEILGDLLNLSEKYFNSDQLEFYGNVNFMKGALVASDKITTVSPTYMQEIQTPYFGEKLDGLLRKRKEDLQGILNGIDERYYNPEKDSFIFARYHKNDLSGKSENKKRIQDLFGLRQDANTPIIAMITRLTKQKGLDLVKCVFHELMAENLQMIVLGTGEDEFENFFREMAYHYPEKFKVHIGFNEELAQQIYAGSDLFLMPSKFEPCGLGQLIAMKYGSIPIVRETGGLNDTVMSYREDNGEGNGFSFTNFNAHDMLYTIKRALQFYQDDIVWKKLVRRAMGLDYSWAQSAFKYNSLYAELISRSESHVY comes from the coding sequence GTGAAAGTCCTGTTTATTGTTTCCGAATGTGTTCCTTTTGTAAAATCGGGAGGGCTTGCCGATGTTGCGGGATCCTTGCCGAAGGAATTGAAAAAGCTTGGAACCGATGTCCGTGTCATTTTGCCGAAGTATGGTACAATTTCAGAAAAGTGGAAAAGTTATTTGCGGAAAATTGCTGAATTCAGTGTGCAGGTTGGCTGGAGAAACCAGTACTGCGGGATTGAACAACTTATTTTAGATGGTGTTACATTTTATTTTGTCGATAACGAATATTATTTCAACCGGGACCGTTTATATGGTTTTTTCGATGATGGCGAACGATTTGCGTATTTTAACAGGGCAGTGCTCGAGAGTTTGGCGCATATAGATTTCGATCCTGATATATTGCATTGCCACGACTGGCATACGGGAATGATTCCGTTTCTGCTTCGGGCAGAATATTGCCGTCGAAAAAAATACGTACCAATGAAGACGGTGTTTACTATTCATAATTTGCAGTTTCAGGGCATTTTTCCGAAAGAAATTCTTGGAGATTTGCTTAATTTAAGCGAAAAATACTTTAACAGTGATCAACTCGAGTTTTACGGAAATGTAAATTTCATGAAAGGTGCACTCGTTGCTTCTGATAAAATTACTACGGTAAGTCCGACATATATGCAGGAAATTCAAACTCCGTACTTTGGTGAAAAGTTAGACGGCCTTTTAAGAAAGCGCAAAGAAGATTTGCAAGGGATTTTAAATGGAATTGATGAGCGGTATTATAATCCTGAAAAGGATTCATTCATTTTTGCCAGATATCATAAAAATGATTTAAGCGGCAAATCGGAAAATAAGAAGCGTATCCAAGATTTATTTGGCTTAAGACAGGATGCGAATACACCTATTATCGCAATGATAACTAGGCTGACGAAGCAAAAAGGATTGGATCTCGTTAAATGCGTTTTTCATGAACTGATGGCGGAAAATCTTCAGATGATCGTCCTTGGAACGGGTGAGGATGAGTTTGAAAACTTTTTCCGCGAAATGGCTTATCATTATCCCGAAAAATTCAAAGTGCACATCGGTTTTAATGAAGAACTTGCTCAACAAATATACGCAGGCTCTGATTTGTTTTTAATGCCATCGAAATTTGAACCGTGCGGTCTTGGACAGCTGATCGCCATGAAATATGGATCGATTCCAATCGTGCGGGAAACCGGAGGATTAAATGATACGGTCATGTCCTACCGGGAAGATAACGGTGAAGGGAATGGTTTTTCTTTTACCAATTTTAATGCACACGATATGCTGTATACGATCAAGAGGGCATTACAGTTTTATCAAGATGACATCGTTTGGAAGAAGCTTGTCCGCCGAGCTATGGGTTTAGATTACAGTTGGGCGCAATCCGCTTTCAAATATAACAGCCTCTATGCTGAACTGATCTCAAGGAGTGAAAGCCATGTTTACTAA
- the glgB gene encoding 1,4-alpha-glucan branching protein GlgB, whose product MKLDTFFPTDYQIHLYHEGTLFESYRLFGAHLVKVNEKIWTRFCVWAPNAEIIRLVGDFNNWNGEGYTFHRVNNDGIWMLLVEENLEGCLYKYEVFTKQGERLLKSDPFAFYSELRPNTASIVYSLEGFTWNDHAWKLKKMKKPVYSEPVMIYEVHAGSWKKKHDGSFLTYRELADELIPYVREHGYSHIELLPLVEHPLDDSWGYQGTGYFSVTSRYGTPHDFMYFVDQCHQNDIGVILDWVPGHFCKDSHGLYRFDGTHLYEYQNIHDRENPVWGTANFDLGKTEVQSFLISNALFWMDYFHIDGFRVDAVANIIYWPNSEGKHANPYGIDFLKKLNKVIFQHDPTILMIAEDSTDWPQVTAPVHYGGLGFNYKWNMGWMNDILEYMETPSDSRSSKHNKVTFSLLYAFSENFILPFSHDEVVHGKKSLLDKMPGDYWQKFAQLRLLLGYMACHPGKKLLFMGTELGQFSEWKDKEQLDWNLLDYEMHKKMNTYVKELFHIYNRSKPLYQLDHMSEGFEWVDVNNYQQSIFSFIRRGKNSEEFLVIVCNFTYQTYHNYKIGVPKEGKYKEILNSDMDTFGGSGCVNKKVLNAVKEEFHGKPYSLEMTIPPFGISILRPVKQRKGRNQNGKKEVRRHAIGRREREQA is encoded by the coding sequence GGCTCCAAATGCTGAAATTATCAGATTAGTCGGTGATTTTAATAATTGGAATGGAGAAGGGTATACCTTTCATAGAGTAAATAATGATGGGATCTGGATGCTCTTGGTGGAGGAAAACTTGGAAGGTTGTCTTTATAAGTATGAAGTGTTTACGAAACAGGGAGAACGGCTCTTAAAGTCTGATCCGTTTGCTTTTTATTCGGAACTTCGTCCAAACACTGCATCGATTGTATATTCCCTTGAAGGATTTACCTGGAACGATCATGCATGGAAATTAAAGAAAATGAAAAAACCGGTCTATTCAGAGCCAGTCATGATTTATGAGGTGCACGCAGGATCGTGGAAAAAGAAACACGATGGAAGTTTTCTTACATATCGAGAATTGGCTGATGAATTGATTCCTTATGTACGGGAACATGGATATTCGCATATAGAATTGCTCCCTCTTGTGGAGCACCCACTCGACGACTCATGGGGTTACCAAGGAACTGGGTATTTCTCGGTAACAAGCAGATATGGAACTCCCCATGATTTCATGTATTTCGTTGATCAATGCCACCAGAATGACATTGGGGTCATACTTGATTGGGTGCCCGGCCATTTTTGCAAAGACAGCCATGGACTTTATCGGTTTGATGGAACACATCTGTATGAATATCAAAATATTCATGACCGTGAAAATCCGGTCTGGGGTACTGCAAATTTTGATCTCGGGAAGACGGAAGTTCAAAGTTTTCTTATTTCGAATGCTTTGTTTTGGATGGATTATTTTCATATTGACGGTTTTCGGGTTGATGCTGTGGCCAATATCATCTATTGGCCGAATTCAGAAGGAAAACATGCCAATCCTTATGGCATCGACTTTCTAAAAAAATTAAATAAAGTGATTTTTCAACACGATCCAACCATTCTTATGATTGCAGAGGATTCTACAGATTGGCCGCAGGTGACTGCTCCTGTTCATTACGGCGGCCTTGGATTTAACTACAAATGGAATATGGGCTGGATGAATGACATATTGGAATACATGGAGACTCCTTCTGATTCTAGGTCTTCTAAACACAATAAAGTAACCTTTTCGCTTCTTTATGCTTTTTCAGAAAACTTTATTTTGCCGTTTTCCCATGATGAAGTTGTCCACGGAAAAAAATCTTTGCTGGATAAAATGCCGGGGGATTACTGGCAGAAATTTGCGCAGCTCCGTTTGTTGTTAGGGTACATGGCTTGCCACCCGGGAAAAAAGCTTTTGTTTATGGGTACAGAACTCGGCCAGTTTTCCGAATGGAAAGACAAGGAACAGTTAGATTGGAATCTGCTAGACTATGAGATGCATAAGAAGATGAATACTTATGTGAAAGAGCTTTTTCATATTTATAACCGCTCTAAGCCCCTTTATCAACTTGATCATATGAGCGAAGGGTTTGAGTGGGTCGATGTAAACAATTATCAGCAATCAATATTTTCGTTTATCCGAAGGGGAAAAAATTCAGAAGAGTTCCTCGTGATTGTGTGTAATTTTACGTATCAAACCTACCATAATTACAAAATAGGTGTACCAAAGGAAGGAAAATACAAGGAAATACTTAATAGTGACATGGATACCTTTGGCGGTTCAGGCTGTGTGAACAAAAAGGTGTTAAATGCTGTGAAGGAAGAGTTTCATGGTAAGCCATATTCATTGGAAATGACGATCCCGCCATTTGGGATTTCAATATTGCGCCCAGTTAAACAACGAAAGGGGAGAAATCAAAATGGTAAAAAAGAAGTGCGTCGCCATGCTATTGGCAGGAGGGAAAGGGAGCAGGCTTAG
- a CDS encoding sugar phosphate nucleotidyltransferase: MKKRLLGVIDATTYYDQLEELIVHRSLAAVPIAGRYRLIDFVLSNMVNSEIESVAIFPKFQYRSLMDHLGSGKNWDLNRKRDGLFFFPSPTLDGLRNGIGSFYHFAANIDYFYRSRQEYALIANCFTVFNMDFRPVLEWHIKSGCDITEIFHEGKSLEMYLVKTSLLIELIESYEKTGYTCMRDVVTDIHHSYKICNYEYKGFAVMINSIEKYYSASMSILEPPIWKQLFHKERPIYTKVKDEPPTRYFKGANVKNSMIANGCLIEGKVENSIIFRGVKIGKNSIIKNSIVMQKCQIGDNCVLDSVILDKDVKVEEGTVMAANASSPYIIRKGTVQGVLMNS; the protein is encoded by the coding sequence TTGAAAAAAAGACTACTCGGTGTTATTGATGCAACAACTTACTATGATCAATTAGAAGAATTGATTGTCCATCGGTCGCTTGCAGCGGTTCCAATTGCCGGCCGTTACCGCCTTATCGACTTTGTCTTGTCGAACATGGTGAATTCTGAAATTGAAAGTGTCGCGATTTTTCCTAAATTTCAGTATAGGTCGTTAATGGACCATTTGGGATCAGGGAAGAACTGGGATTTAAATCGAAAGAGAGACGGATTGTTCTTTTTCCCTTCTCCGACTTTGGATGGATTAAGAAACGGAATCGGGTCTTTTTATCATTTTGCGGCGAACATTGATTATTTTTACCGCAGCAGGCAGGAATATGCGCTGATTGCAAACTGCTTTACAGTATTTAATATGGATTTTCGTCCTGTCTTAGAGTGGCATATCAAAAGCGGATGTGATATTACGGAGATTTTCCATGAAGGAAAGTCGCTTGAAATGTACTTAGTTAAGACATCACTGCTCATCGAATTGATTGAATCTTATGAGAAAACGGGATATACATGCATGAGAGATGTCGTAACGGATATACATCATTCTTATAAGATCTGCAACTATGAATATAAAGGTTTTGCCGTCATGATTAATTCAATAGAAAAGTATTATTCAGCGAGTATGAGCATTCTCGAACCTCCGATTTGGAAACAGCTTTTTCACAAAGAACGGCCAATTTATACAAAAGTGAAGGATGAACCCCCGACAAGGTATTTTAAGGGAGCAAACGTTAAGAACTCTATGATCGCAAACGGATGCTTAATAGAGGGCAAAGTAGAAAATAGTATTATTTTCAGAGGTGTTAAAATTGGAAAAAATTCAATCATAAAAAATAGTATTGTAATGCAAAAATGCCAGATTGGCGATAATTGTGTGTTAGATTCGGTTATCTTAGACAAAGATGTTAAGGTGGAAGAAGGAACTGTTATGGCGGCTAATGCTTCATCACCATATATTATTCGCAAAGGCACTGTACAAGGGGTGTTGATGAACTCGTGA
- a CDS encoding glucose-1-phosphate adenylyltransferase, with amino-acid sequence MVKKKCVAMLLAGGKGSRLSALTKNLAKPAVPFGGKYRIIDFTLSNCTNSGIDTVGVLTQYQPLVLNSYIGIGSAWDLDRRNGGVTILPPYSESSEVKWYTGTASAIYQNLNYLTQYEPEYVLILSGDHIYKMNYELMLEYHIEKGADVSISVIEVPWDEASRFGIMNTSEDMRIIEFEEKPQMPKNNLASMGIYIFNWNILKEYLEMDNRNPESTHDFGKDVIPLLLEEKKKLYAYPFKGYWKDVGTVKSLWEANMDLLDEECELNLFDYSWCIYSINPNQPPQYISPEAEVTESLINEGCTIEGEVERSVVFQGVTVEKGAIIRESVVMPDAVIGKNTFIEKAIVPSNVRVPDGMVIRPNDRSDEIVLVTDELLNGIYS; translated from the coding sequence ATGGTAAAAAAGAAGTGCGTCGCCATGCTATTGGCAGGAGGGAAAGGGAGCAGGCTTAGTGCACTGACAAAAAACCTTGCAAAACCCGCTGTTCCGTTTGGGGGCAAATACAGGATCATTGATTTTACACTCAGTAATTGTACAAATTCCGGAATTGATACTGTGGGTGTACTAACTCAATATCAGCCTCTTGTTTTAAATTCCTATATTGGGATTGGAAGCGCATGGGACTTGGACAGAAGAAACGGGGGGGTTACAATATTGCCCCCTTACAGTGAATCATCGGAGGTGAAGTGGTACACAGGAACTGCAAGCGCTATTTATCAAAATTTGAATTATTTAACTCAATATGAACCTGAATACGTTCTGATTCTTTCTGGCGATCACATTTATAAAATGAATTACGAATTAATGCTTGAATATCATATCGAAAAAGGGGCAGACGTATCGATTTCAGTTATCGAGGTTCCCTGGGACGAAGCCAGCCGATTTGGCATAATGAATACTAGTGAAGATATGAGAATCATAGAGTTCGAAGAAAAACCGCAAATGCCAAAAAATAATTTAGCATCGATGGGAATTTACATTTTTAATTGGAATATTTTAAAAGAATATTTGGAAATGGATAACCGCAATCCGGAGTCTACGCACGATTTCGGTAAAGATGTGATCCCTTTATTGCTTGAAGAAAAAAAGAAGCTGTACGCTTATCCGTTTAAGGGCTATTGGAAGGATGTCGGTACAGTAAAGAGCCTTTGGGAAGCCAACATGGACTTGCTCGATGAAGAATGCGAACTTAATTTGTTCGATTATTCATGGTGCATCTATTCGATTAATCCGAATCAACCGCCGCAATATATTTCTCCCGAAGCAGAAGTAACTGAATCACTTATAAACGAAGGCTGCACCATCGAAGGAGAAGTTGAAAGGTCAGTTGTATTCCAGGGTGTAACAGTTGAAAAAGGAGCCATCATTCGGGAATCTGTTGTCATGCCAGATGCGGTTATTGGTAAAAATACCTTTATTGAAAAAGCGATCGTACCTTCAAATGTTCGAGTGCCGGATGGAATGGTTATTCGCCCGAATGATAGAAGCGATGAAATAGTTCTCGTAACAGATGAACTCTTAAATGGAATTTATTCGTAA